Proteins encoded together in one Orbaceae bacterium lpD01 window:
- a CDS encoding helix-turn-helix transcriptional regulator, with translation MDQNADVIALLCRRIKIARIRKNLSQCELAQLSGVGIATIKRIELGESVSLTTLISVLRGLDELDQLNNLLAHIEVGHNQQHQRKRKRKIVSASEESKPAIEHDFISTHRNNMHWKF, from the coding sequence ATGGATCAAAATGCAGATGTTATTGCCCTGTTGTGCCGGCGTATCAAAATTGCCCGCATCAGGAAAAACTTATCGCAGTGCGAATTAGCGCAGCTATCCGGCGTAGGCATTGCCACGATTAAACGCATTGAACTGGGTGAATCGGTCTCACTCACTACGTTAATCTCGGTGTTACGTGGGCTCGATGAGTTAGATCAGCTCAATAATTTACTCGCCCATATTGAAGTTGGCCATAATCAGCAGCATCAGCGTAAAAGAAAACGTAAAATCGTTTCTGCCAGCGAAGAGAGTAAACCGGCGATTGAGCATGATTTTATCAGTACCCACCGCAATAATATGCACTGGAAATTTTAA